A single Drosophila miranda strain MSH22 chromosome XR, D.miranda_PacBio2.1, whole genome shotgun sequence DNA region contains:
- the LOC108153686 gene encoding ketohexokinase — protein sequence MWNSLLFSETSIEISPNNFPISTLKPSKLFEIQQRKQTMSHLCAPSVMKAVLCVGCTEVAYVTNVERFPEKGSRVQCQSAFMQRNGRTSNVCTALRLLGARVELFGMLSRLGTFRMVLDDLRRRDIVISNCSWTDESPKFSTIIRERRTGTCTVVRCTKAFPYVTAREFEKLDLSLYGWVHFEARSARETVLMMRRVLDHNNGLAQEDRIVVSLLVYDALEDNLDLLSLCDYVLFGRQLALEVGWSSAHVACEQLNSALRTPRSIRTRRPCIICPWGKQGAVCMDAQGNFYELPAHTPKRIVDRMGDGECFTAGFIYATFVRRRGLSGAVDFANLVASHKIASVGFDDIANLQISPQKLEPPPVEDSERSSESEDLTNEQRTCRKYLNRPFYTLEPHNSSIHEAVVGPEPESEPMSEDTVKAAWERLSKTAY from the coding sequence ATGTGGAACAGCCTTCTTTTCTCGGAGACGAGTATTGAGATATCTCCGAATAACTTTCCGATCTCGACACTGAAACCATCAAAATTATTCGAAATTCAACAAAGAAAACAAACAATGAGCCATCTGTGTGCCCCCAGCGTGATGAAGGCCGTGCTGTGCGTCGGCTGCACGGAGGTGGCGTACGTGACGAATGTGGAGCGGTTCCCCGAGAAGGGCTCGCGGGTGCAGTGCCAGAGCGCCTTCATGCAGCGCAACGGCAGGACCTCCAACGTGTGCACGGCCCTGCGCCTGCTGGGCGCCCGCGTGGAGCTCTTCGGGATGCTCAGCAGGCTGGGCACCTTCCGCATGGTGCTGGACGATCTGCGCCGCCGGGATATCGTCATCAGCAACTGCTCCTGGACGGACGAGAGCCCCAAGTTCTCGACGATCATCCGGGAGAGAAGGACGGGCACCTGCACGGTGGTGCGCTGCACCAAGGCGTTCCCCTACGTGACGGCCAGGGAGTTCGAGAAGCTGGACCTTTCCCTCTACGGCTGGGTGCACTTCGAGGCGCGCAGCGCCCGGGAGACTGTCCTGATGATGCGCCGCGTCCTGGACCACAACAACGGGCTGGCGCAGGAGGATCGCATAGTGGTGTCGCTGCTGGTGTACGACGCCCTCGAGGACAACCTGGACCTGCTCAGCCTCTGCGACTATGTGCTGTTCGGCCGGCAGCTGGCCCTCGAGGTGGGCTGGAGCTCGGCGCACGTGGCCTGCGAGCAGTTGAACAGCGCCCTCCGGACGCCCCGGTCCATACGCACGCGCCGGCCGTGCATCATCTGCCCGTGGGGCAAGCAGGGAGCGGTCTGCATGGACGCCCAGGGCAACTTCTACGAGCTGCCCGCCCACACGCCGAAGAGGATCGTGGACAGGATGGGCGACGGCGAGTGCTTCACGGCCGGCTTCATCTACGCCACCTTCGTGCGCAGGCGCGGCCTGAGCGGGGCCGTGGACTTTGCCAACCTCGTGGCCAGCCACAAGATCGCCAGCGTCGGCTTCGACGACATCGCCAACCTCCAGATCAGTCCGCAGAAGCTCGAGCCGCCGCCCGTTGAGGACAGCGAAAGGTCCTCAGAGTCCGAGGACCTCACCAACGAGCAGCGCACCTGCCGCAAGTACCTGAACCGACCCTTCTATACCCTGGAGCCGCACAACAGCTCCATCCACGAGGCCGTCGTCGGCCCCGAGCCAGAGTCGGAGCCAATGTCGGAAGATACTGTGAAGGCTGCCTGGGAACGTTTGAGCAAGACGGCCTATTAA
- the LOC108153537 gene encoding uncharacterized protein LOC108153537 isoform X2 gives MCFACPCLRWLCRCSSFRASILWACWNIVFGLVLIDKVLDFVREQKLAAAIKVIGCLSGAGFTLSGAMLLAGILKGSRCLVCSSIIVCGLSTLAIHWMIIPLALYIIFSIAAYTYLKTEMDADREHYEDLDPRV, from the exons ATGTGCTTTGCGTGTCCCTGCCTGAGATGGCTGTGTAGGTGCTCCAGCTTCAGGGCCAGCATCCTCTGGGCCTGCTGGAACATCGTCTTTGGACTCGTTTTAATTG ATAAAGTCCTGGACTTTGTGCGGGAGCAGAAGCTGGCAGCCGCCATCAAGGTAATCGGCTGTCTGTCCGGAGCGGGCTTCACGCTGTCTGGCGCCATGCTGCTGGCTGGCATTCTGAAG GGATCGCGGTGCTTGGTCTGCTCCTCCATAATTGTCTGCGGCCTGAGCACACTCGCCATCCACTGGATGATCATCCCGCTGG CGCTGTACATCATCTTCTCAATAGCCGCTTATACCTATCTAAAAACCGAAATGGATGCGGACAGGGAACACTACGAGGACTTGGATCCGAGGGTATAG
- the LOC117186661 gene encoding uncharacterized protein LOC117186661, which translates to MCWPVERKAPSTYAVERKTVMAPRRSARILASLAAPPLPRRAAFLRAVEAISVHGRLRTTTTAIQRRRTTTTASQRRAIQIAANQPPAEDPPVVNRGGINNLNVMALRRSARILASLAAPPWPRRAAFLRAVEAISVHGRLRTTTTAIQRRRTTTTASQRLRTTTTAIQRRRTTTTASQRRAIQIAANQPPAEDPPVVNRGGINNLNVMALRRSARILASLAAPPLPRRAAFLRAVEAISVHGRLRTTTTAIQRRRTTTTAIQRLRTTTTAIQRRRTTTTASQRRAIQIAANQPPAEDPPVVNRGGINNLNVMALRRSARILASLAAPPLPRRAAFLRAVEAISVHGRLRTTTTAIQRRRTTTTAIQRLRTTTTAIQRRRTTTTASQRRAIQIAANQPPAEDPPVVNRGGINNLNVMALRRSARILASLAAPPLPRRAAFLRAVEAISVHGRLRTTTTAIQRRRTTTTASQRRRTTTTASQRRAIQIAANQPPAEDPPVVNRGGINSRGTNRRGTNRREPNRRGTNSLPVQDTAPIVTLLQNPDPQRGTGNHAVMGALAASLQVAGLQIRRTPPPQGAIRRTGARWS; encoded by the exons ATGTGCTGGCCTGTGGAGAGGAAAGCCCCATCGACTTATGCAGTGGAGAGGAAAACT GTAATGGCGCCCCGCAGAAGTGCTCGTATTTTGGCGTCCCTTGCCGCCCCGCCCTTGCCCCGACGCGCTGCGTTCCTCCGCGCAGTGGAGGCCATATCCGTTCACGGGCGCCTCAGGACCACCACCACTGCTATCCAGCGCCGCAGGACCACCACCACTGCCAGCCAGCGCCGTGCAATCCAGATCGCTGCCAACCAGCCGCCCGCTGAGGACCCTCCCGTTGTCAACCGTGGCGGGATCAATAATCTGAAC GTAATGGCGCTCCGCAGAAGTGCTCGTATTTTGGCGTCCCTTGCCGCCCCGCCATGGCCCCGACGCGCTGCGTTCCTCCGCGCAGTGGAGGCCATATCCGTTCACGGGCGCCTCAGGACCACCACCACTGCTATCCAGCGCCGCAGGACCACCACCACTGCTAGCCAGCGCCTCAGGACCACCACCACTGCTATCCAGCGCCGCAGGACCACCACCACTGCCAGCCAGCGCCGTGCAATCCAGATCGCTGCCAACCAGCCGCCCGCTGAGGACCCTCCCGTTGTCAACCGTGGCGGGATCAATAATCTGAAC GTAATGGCGCTCCGCAGAAGTGCTCGTATTTTGGCGTCCCTTGCCGCCCCGCCCTTGCCCCGACGCGCTGCGTTCCTCCGCGCAGTGGAGGCCATATCCGTTCACGGGCGCCTCAGGACCACCACCACTGCTATCCAGCGCCGCAGGACCACCACCACTGCTATCCAGCGCCTCAGGACCACCACCACTGCTATCCAGCGCCGCAGGACCACCACCACTGCCAGCCAGCGCCGTGCAATCCAGATCGCTGCCAACCAGCCGCCCGCTGAGGACCCTCCCGTTGTCAACCGTGGCGGGATCAATAATCTGAAC GTAATGGCGCTCCGCAGAAGTGCTCGTATTTTGGCGTCCCTTGCCGCCCCGCCCTTGCCCCGACGCGCTGCGTTCCTCCGCGCAGTGGAGGCCATATCCGTTCACGGGCGCCTCAGGACCACCACCACTGCTATCCAGCGCCGCAGGACCACCACCACTGCTATCCAGCGCCTCAGGACCACCACCACTGCTATCCAGCGCCGCAGGACCACCACCACTGCCAGCCAGCGCCGTGCAATCCAGATCGCTGCCAACCAGCCGCCCGCTGAGGACCCTCCCGTTGTCAACCGTGGCGGGATCAATAATCTGAAC GTAATGGCGCTCCGCAGAAGTGCTCGTATTTTGGCGTCCCTTGCCGCCCCGCCCTTGCCCCGACGCGCTGCGTTCCTCCGCGCAGTGGAGGCCATATCCGTTCACGGGCGCCTCAGGACCACCACCACTGCTATCCAGCGCCGCAGGACCACCACCACTGCTAGCCAGCGCCGCAGGACCACCACCACTGCCAGCCAGCGCCGTGCAATCCAGATCGCTGCCAACCAGCCGCCCGCTGAGGACCCTCCCGTTGTCAACCGTGGCGGGATCAATAGTCGCGGTACCAATCGCCGTGGGACCAACCGCCGCGAGCCCAATCGCCGCGGTACCAACAGTCTTCCTGTGCAGGACACCGCACCGATCGTGACGCTCCTCCAGAATCCCGACCCACAACGTGGCACCGGTAACCATGCCGTCATGGGAGCTTTGGCCGCTAGCTTACAAGTTGCGGGGCTCCAAATTAGGCGTACGCCGCCTCCGCAAGGAGCGATCCGACGGACGGGTGCACGGTGGAGTTAG
- the LOC108153537 gene encoding uncharacterized protein LOC108153537 isoform X1 — protein sequence MLLPKNRVPLEGTRQRRVSSLLLQPRLAPSHTGDWRVESGEWIINVLACGEESPIDLCSGEENYKVLDFVREQKLAAAIKVIGCLSGAGFTLSGAMLLAGILKGSRCLVCSSIIVCGLSTLAIHWMIIPLALYIIFSIAAYTYLKTEMDADREHYEDLDPRV from the exons ATGCTACTCCCTAAAAATCGTGTCCCACTGGAGGGCACAAGGCAAAGACGAGTCTCCTCCCTCCTCCTCCAGCCACGACTGGCACCATCGCATACTGGAGACTGGAGAGTGGAGTCTGGAGAGTGGATCATCAATGTGCTGGCCTGTGGAGAGGAAAGCCCCATCGACTTATGCAGTGGAGAGGAAAACT ATAAAGTCCTGGACTTTGTGCGGGAGCAGAAGCTGGCAGCCGCCATCAAGGTAATCGGCTGTCTGTCCGGAGCGGGCTTCACGCTGTCTGGCGCCATGCTGCTGGCTGGCATTCTGAAG GGATCGCGGTGCTTGGTCTGCTCCTCCATAATTGTCTGCGGCCTGAGCACACTCGCCATCCACTGGATGATCATCCCGCTGG CGCTGTACATCATCTTCTCAATAGCCGCTTATACCTATCTAAAAACCGAAATGGATGCGGACAGGGAACACTACGAGGACTTGGATCCGAGGGTATAG